A single genomic interval of Arthrobacter sp. NicSoilB8 harbors:
- a CDS encoding glycosyltransferase family 39 protein — MTPAQDRSLTSGPALSERTPAVDPGLLAEWPRTLFHSSRWQRPALLVLLVLTAVLYMWGLDRNGWANSYYSAAAMSGSLDWTAFLFGASDPGNAITVDKPPLSIWVMSLSVRAFGLSSWSLLLPQALMGVTGVYLLYRMVQKRFNSTVGLLAAAFMAVMPVSTVMFRYNNPDALLTLLMIGVAFLALESIDRGQLRWLLLAGLLTGLALLTKQLQVLLLLPSVAAAYLLYARVPGPKRCLHLLAALGTAAVAGGWWFLLVQITDPARRPFIGGSRQNSVVELTLGYNGLDRLTGEDASRTTAAGITGAADHLDAGFQRFLQPQFSGQSGWFLPLAAAGLCIGLWCIFRRRVPRAASALLLLCCVWFACSATVLAFMSGIVHPYYVLTAVPPMCCLAAVALVYFLHGLAAPRTRWAAVITLTASMVFAYVTAARSTADFPGLPYVMLIIWGLAIAGILIPAPRPAAARATAMVLLAALFLGPALWSLNTVLTPHIGAGVVAGPSILGMRTDERNRASSDTHPSYLAVMYGDLPSAGVLERLRGQPPAATWAAAVVGAETAANYQLESGRAVLPLGGFDGTDPFPTLEEFEVLVTEGRVRSVVIQNLPPQTLEGRGESARIVEWVRQRFVAEDVDGAQYFQLAK, encoded by the coding sequence TTGACCCCCGCGCAGGACCGTTCGCTGACGTCCGGGCCCGCCCTCAGCGAGCGGACGCCGGCCGTGGACCCAGGCCTCCTAGCAGAGTGGCCACGCACACTGTTCCACAGCAGCCGGTGGCAGCGGCCCGCCCTGCTGGTCCTGCTCGTGCTCACAGCGGTGCTCTACATGTGGGGCTTGGATCGCAACGGGTGGGCGAACTCCTACTACTCCGCGGCTGCCATGTCTGGCTCCCTCGACTGGACGGCATTTCTCTTTGGCGCCTCCGATCCCGGCAATGCGATCACCGTGGACAAGCCCCCTCTCAGTATCTGGGTCATGTCGCTATCCGTCCGCGCGTTCGGTCTCAGCTCCTGGAGCCTTTTGCTTCCGCAGGCGCTCATGGGCGTAACAGGCGTCTATCTTCTCTACCGAATGGTCCAAAAACGCTTCAATTCGACCGTTGGCCTCCTGGCCGCTGCATTCATGGCCGTCATGCCCGTCTCCACAGTCATGTTCCGGTACAACAATCCTGACGCGCTCCTGACACTGCTCATGATTGGCGTTGCCTTTCTTGCCCTGGAGTCCATCGATCGGGGCCAACTTAGATGGCTGCTTCTGGCCGGTCTGCTCACAGGCCTTGCACTTCTCACGAAACAGCTTCAGGTCCTGCTGCTGCTGCCGTCCGTCGCAGCCGCGTACCTCTTGTACGCACGCGTCCCCGGGCCCAAGCGGTGTCTGCATCTTCTCGCCGCTCTCGGCACGGCCGCGGTGGCAGGCGGCTGGTGGTTCTTGTTGGTTCAAATCACGGACCCGGCCCGGCGGCCGTTCATCGGCGGCTCCCGGCAGAACAGCGTCGTGGAACTCACCTTGGGCTATAACGGGCTCGACCGCCTGACCGGGGAAGACGCCAGCAGGACCACAGCGGCGGGCATCACGGGCGCGGCAGATCATCTCGATGCCGGCTTCCAGCGTTTCCTCCAGCCACAGTTCTCCGGACAGAGCGGGTGGTTCCTCCCGTTGGCTGCGGCGGGTCTCTGCATCGGCCTCTGGTGCATTTTCCGGCGCCGAGTACCCCGCGCCGCAAGTGCGCTCCTCCTGCTGTGCTGCGTGTGGTTCGCCTGCTCCGCTACCGTGCTCGCGTTCATGTCTGGAATCGTGCACCCCTATTACGTCCTGACCGCCGTCCCGCCCATGTGTTGTCTGGCGGCTGTTGCCCTGGTGTATTTTCTGCATGGTCTCGCGGCCCCCCGCACGCGCTGGGCAGCTGTTATCACGCTGACGGCGAGCATGGTCTTTGCCTACGTCACCGCAGCCCGCTCGACGGCGGATTTCCCGGGTTTGCCCTATGTCATGCTGATAATTTGGGGCCTCGCGATCGCTGGGATCCTAATCCCGGCGCCAAGGCCCGCAGCCGCTCGGGCAACCGCGATGGTTCTGCTCGCCGCGTTGTTCCTCGGGCCGGCGCTGTGGTCGCTGAACACCGTTCTGACTCCCCATATTGGGGCCGGAGTGGTTGCTGGGCCCAGCATCCTGGGCATGCGCACCGACGAGCGCAATCGGGCCTCTTCCGACACTCATCCGAGCTACTTGGCCGTCATGTACGGTGATCTACCATCGGCAGGCGTGCTGGAGCGATTGCGCGGCCAGCCGCCTGCCGCGACCTGGGCCGCTGCCGTCGTGGGCGCTGAGACAGCAGCCAACTATCAGCTCGAGTCCGGCCGTGCGGTGCTGCCGCTGGGCGGGTTCGACGGGACGGATCCGTTCCCTACTCTGGAAGAGTTCGAGGTCCTGGTCACGGAGGGACGGGTGCGCTCAGTGGTGATCCAGAATCTGCCGCCGCAGACTCTGGAGGGCCGCGGCGAGTCGGCCAGAATCGTCGAGTGGGTGCGGCAGCGATTCGTTGCCGAAGATGTCGACGGTGCTCAATACTTTCAACTCGCCAAATAG
- the rpsI gene encoding 30S ribosomal protein S9, whose translation MAQNEELTTEAVEAEENLTSYTSESGAAEAVAPKKERPALTVAGAAVGRRKEAVARVRVVPGSGKWTINGRELANYFPNKLHQQDVNEPFKILDLDGAYDVIARIHGGGISGQAGALRLGIARSLNEIDTENNRATLKKAGYLRRDARVIERKKAGLKKARKAQQYSKR comes from the coding sequence GTGGCTCAGAACGAAGAACTGACCACCGAAGCCGTTGAGGCTGAGGAAAACCTGACCAGCTACACCTCGGAGAGCGGTGCTGCGGAAGCAGTAGCGCCGAAGAAGGAACGCCCGGCACTGACCGTTGCCGGCGCTGCAGTTGGCCGTCGCAAGGAAGCCGTTGCACGCGTTCGCGTTGTGCCGGGCTCCGGCAAGTGGACCATCAACGGCCGCGAGCTGGCGAACTACTTCCCGAACAAGCTGCACCAGCAGGACGTCAACGAGCCCTTCAAGATCCTCGATCTTGACGGTGCCTATGACGTCATTGCCCGTATTCACGGTGGCGGCATCTCCGGCCAGGCCGGTGCCCTGCGCCTCGGCATCGCCCGTTCGCTGAACGAGATCGACACCGAGAACAACCGCGCCACCCTGAAGAAGGCCGGTTACCTGCGCCGCGACGCTCGTGTCATCGAGCGCAAGAAGGCCGGTCTCAAGAAGGCCCGTAAGGCTCAGCAGTACTCCAAGCGCTAA
- the rplM gene encoding 50S ribosomal protein L13: MRTYTPKPGDINRQWHVIDATDVVLGRLASQTAILLRGKHKATFASHMDMGDFVIIINAEKVALTGAKLEQKRAYRHSGYPGGLTSVNYAELLESNPVRAVEKAIKGMLPKNSLAAQQLGKLKVYRGAEHPHAAQQPKTFEITQVAQ; encoded by the coding sequence GTGCGTACGTACACCCCGAAGCCCGGCGATATCAACCGCCAGTGGCACGTCATTGACGCCACCGACGTTGTCCTTGGTCGTCTCGCCAGCCAGACCGCAATCCTGCTGCGCGGCAAGCACAAGGCCACCTTTGCGTCCCACATGGACATGGGCGACTTCGTCATCATCATCAACGCTGAAAAGGTTGCCCTCACCGGCGCCAAGCTGGAGCAGAAGCGCGCATACCGCCACTCCGGTTACCCGGGCGGCCTGACCTCCGTCAACTACGCTGAGCTGCTTGAGTCCAACCCGGTTCGCGCCGTGGAAAAGGCCATCAAGGGCATGCTCCCGAAGAACTCCCTTGCTGCACAGCAGCTGGGCAAGCTGAAGGTGTACCGCGGTGCAGAGCACCCCCACGCCGCCCAGCAGCCCAAGACTTTCGAAATCACCCAGGTCGCCCAGTAG
- a CDS encoding A24 family peptidase: MSAPAASGTVSLLFAQPAGSSSEALLIAGVGLAGACLSVLAEVLIRRALPRLGDSPTGRARITTAAATFALSALLAWRFGPSPELPAYVLLAVAGVQLARIDLLHHLLPNRMVLPLLGAGLVLLAAAAGVSGEAGNLLRGVAGGLILFISYLILALTSRNGLGMGDVKLAAPLGLYLGYLGWSHLFYGGALGFVAGGVASLIVVLKNRGNKPKEVAYGPSMLAAALAVIALFP; encoded by the coding sequence GTGTCCGCTCCCGCCGCTTCCGGCACCGTCTCACTGCTGTTCGCGCAGCCGGCCGGCTCGTCATCCGAGGCCCTCCTGATTGCCGGCGTCGGCCTCGCCGGGGCATGCCTGTCTGTGCTGGCCGAAGTCCTCATCCGGCGAGCGCTCCCCCGCCTCGGCGATTCCCCCACAGGACGGGCTCGAATTACGACGGCGGCGGCCACCTTCGCGCTGTCCGCCCTGCTGGCCTGGCGCTTCGGGCCGTCACCCGAACTTCCCGCTTATGTCCTGCTGGCGGTGGCCGGCGTGCAGCTGGCGCGGATCGACCTGCTGCACCACTTGCTGCCAAATCGGATGGTCTTGCCCCTGCTCGGTGCCGGGCTAGTGCTGTTGGCTGCCGCCGCGGGAGTGTCGGGCGAAGCGGGAAATCTGTTGCGGGGGGTCGCCGGCGGTTTAATACTCTTCATTTCCTACCTGATTTTGGCTTTGACCAGCCGAAATGGTCTCGGAATGGGGGATGTGAAGCTTGCGGCACCACTGGGCCTGTACTTGGGCTACCTAGGCTGGTCCCACTTGTTCTACGGCGGAGCCCTGGGGTTCGTCGCAGGCGGGGTTGCCTCGCTGATCGTTGTGCTGAAAAACCGCGGAAACAAGCCAAAGGAAGTCGCCTACGGGCCCTCGATGCTGGCGGCGGCCCTGGCCGTCATCGCGCTATTTCCTTAG